TTTTGCTCGTTCTTTAGACACGTTGATGATTATCATACCACTCTTACTAGTATTTTGCAATAAAGACGAGTTGCTTACTATTTCCAGCTAGTCTTACCGCTCCATCAAAAAGTCTAACACTTGATTAAACAGGACATCACGTTCTTCACAATGGCAAATATGATGTTTTGATTGCTTAATATAAGTAAGCTTCTTTTGTTTTGCGCCAATGGTTTGAAATAAATATTCAGCACTTTTGAGCGGCACAATCCCGTCACACTCCCCTTGTGCTATTAGTGTGGGGACTTTCACTTTCGTTAGAAGGGGTTTAATAAAAGTAACAAGCTTACGAAATTGCAGTGTCGCCGCTAAAGGTGTTTCTGTTATTTTTCTTTTATAGCGGTGAAATAATTCATTCTCTTTTAAGTTTCCTTTGATCGCATCAAGGAAGGTCTGCTTTATATCAGTCGCCAGCTGCCTAGGATTAATATAATAGGCAGCTGCGCTTAATAAAATTAATTTATCTACAGGGTAATTGGCAGCAAGATAACTGGCGATCATACCACCCATTGAAAAACCGACCACATATACTTCGTCACAATTGTCGATCAGCTGCTTTAGCTCTGTCTCCGCATGATTAATCCACTCTTGAAAATGAATTCCTTTTAATGAATTAGCCTCACCATGACCGGGCAGCGTCGGAACGCGAAAGACCCAATCAGTACGTTGCTGTAAAAAGTCAACGAGTGGTTCCACCTCATACGGCGCACCTGTAAAGCCGTGGATACATAAACAGCCAATCATCTTGTTTCACCTGCCAATCGTCCAGTTTCCTGTAGCTTAATTTTGTAGTGCTGCCACAATTTCTTCCATTTTCATTCCACGCGATGCCTTTACAAGGACTAATGTCTGTTCATTTACATGCTTTTTTAGTTCCTCGATGAGTTCCGCTTTATCACGGAAAGCAAAGACACGATCCTCTCCCAGGACTTTCCTAGCACCTATGGCTATGTGTTCACTGAGCGTACCATAGGTAAAGAGATAGTCCGTTTTTTCCGCATCCAAGCCTTCACCGATTTGCATGTGATATTGCTCTTCTTTTGGCCCAAGCTCAAGCATGTCACCAAGCACAAGGATTTTCCTGTTGTATCCCTGAAGGTTAGACACTAATTCAATGGCAGCCATCATAGAGGTAGGACTCGCATTATAAGCATCATTAATGATTTTTTCGCCGCGTTTGCCTTCTACTAATTCCATTCGCATATTTGTCAGTTTAATTCCTGTTAGGCCTGCTTTCATTTTTTCAAACGGAATATTAAAATAACGAGCGATGTGCATTGCAGCTAATGCATTTAAAATATTATGCGTACCTAACACCGGAAGCTCGAATGTTTCTGATGAAGCATTGATTTTAAATTGGTTCCCTTGGTCCATTTGGATGATTTCTGTTGGATAAAAATCATTCGTTTCCGTTCGGCCAAAGGTCTTCACTTGAACATTGCCTTGATATTGTTTAATCCGCTCCATCAAGAGCGG
The window above is part of the Bacillus sp. SORGH_AS_0510 genome. Proteins encoded here:
- the murF gene encoding UDP-N-acetylmuramoyl-tripeptide--D-alanyl-D-alanine ligase → MIKRTLEQVSEMVSAINDSRAYSDVVINGVTIDSRKIEAGSLFVPFKGERVDGHQYVVESIEKGAAAALWQKDVPNPPENLPILIVEDCLTALQELARNYRNQLRVKVVGITGSNGKTTTKDMTTSLLSTQYKVQKTEGNYNNHIGLPLTVLGLHEDTEVAVLEMGMSGRGEIEFLTKLARPDAVVITNIGESHLLDLGSREGIAEAKFEILQGLQDGGLAVLHGDEPLLMERIKQYQGNVQVKTFGRTETNDFYPTEIIQMDQGNQFKINASSETFELPVLGTHNILNALAAMHIARYFNIPFEKMKAGLTGIKLTNMRMELVEGKRGEKIINDAYNASPTSMMAAIELVSNLQGYNRKILVLGDMLELGPKEEQYHMQIGEGLDAEKTDYLFTYGTLSEHIAIGARKVLGEDRVFAFRDKAELIEELKKHVNEQTLVLVKASRGMKMEEIVAALQN
- a CDS encoding carboxylesterase; the encoded protein is MIGCLCIHGFTGAPYEVEPLVDFLQQRTDWVFRVPTLPGHGEANSLKGIHFQEWINHAETELKQLIDNCDEVYVVGFSMGGMIASYLAANYPVDKLILLSAAAYYINPRQLATDIKQTFLDAIKGNLKENELFHRYKRKITETPLAATLQFRKLVTFIKPLLTKVKVPTLIAQGECDGIVPLKSAEYLFQTIGAKQKKLTYIKQSKHHICHCEERDVLFNQVLDFLMER